The following coding sequences are from one Mastomys coucha isolate ucsf_1 unplaced genomic scaffold, UCSF_Mcou_1 pScaffold9, whole genome shotgun sequence window:
- the Egr3 gene encoding early growth response protein 3 isoform X1: protein MTGKLAEKLPVTMSSLLNQLPDNLYPEEIPSALNLFSGSSDSVAHYNQMATENVMDIGLTNEKPNPELSYSGSFQPAPGNKTVTYLGKFAFDSPSNWCQDNIISLMSAGILGVPPASGALSTQTSTASMVQPPQGDVEAMYPALPPYSNCGDLYSEPVSFHDPQGNPGLAYSPQDYQSAKPALDSNLFPMIPDYNLYHHPNDMGSIPEHKPFQGMDPIRVNPPPITPLETIKAFKDKQIHPGFGSLPQPPLTLKPIRPRKYPNRPSKTPLHERPHACPAEGCDRRFSRSDELTRHLRIHTGHKPFQCRICMRSFSRSDHLTTHIRTHTGEKPFACEFCGRKFARSDERKRHAKIHLKQKEKKSEKGGAPSASSAPTVSLAPVVTTCA, encoded by the exons ATGACCGGCAAACTCGCCGAGAAGCTGCCGGTGACCATGAGCAGTTTGCTAAATCAATTGCCTGACAATCTGTACCCCGAGGAGATCCCCAGCGCGCTCAACCTCTTCTCCGGCAGCAGCGACTCGGTAGCCCATTACAATCAGATGGCTACAG AGAATGTGATGGACATCGGTCTGACCAACGAGAAGCCCAATCCGGAACTCTCTTATTCGGGCTCTTTCCAGCCAGCCCCCGGCAACAAGACCGTGACCTACTTGGGAAAGTTCGCTTTCGACTCTCCTTCCAACTGGTGCCAGGACAACATCATTAGCCTCATGAGTGCCGGCATCTTGGGGGTGCCCCCGGCCTCAGGGGCGCTCAGTACGCAGACGTCCACGGCTAGCATGGTGCAGCCTCCTCAGGGCGACGTGGAGGCCATGTATCCGGCGCTGCCCCCTTATTCCAACTGCGGCGATCTCTACTCGGAGCCCGTGTCTTTCCACGACCCCCAGGGAAACCCTGGGCTCGCCTATTCCCCCCAGGATTACCAATCGGCCAAGCCGGCCTTGGACAGCAATCTTTTCCCCATGATTCCTGACTACAACCTGTACCATCATCCCAACGACATGGGCTCCATTCCGGAACACAAGCCCTTCCAGGGCATGGACCCCATCCGGGTCAACCCACCCCCTATTACCCCTCTGGAGACCATCAAGGCAttcaaagacaagcagatccaCCCGGGCTTCGGCAGCCTGCCCCAACCGCCGCTCACTCTCAAGCCCATCCGGCCCCGCAAGTACCCCAATCGGCCTAGCAAGACCCCGCTCCACGAGCGGCCCCACGCGTGTCCCGCGGAAGGCTGTGACCGCCGTTTCAGCCGCTCGGACGAGCTGACCCGGCACCTGCGCATCCACACGGGCCACAAGCCCTTCCAGTGTCGGATCTGCATGCGCAGCTTCAGCCGCAGCGACCACCTCACCACTCACATCCGCACGCACACCGGGGAGAAGCCCTTTGCCTGTGAGTTCTGTGGGCGCAAGTTTGCGCGCAGCGACGAGCGCAAGCGCCACGCCAAGATCCACCTCAAGCAAAAGGAGAAGAAGTCGGAGAAAGGGGGTGCTCCCTCTGCATCCTCGGCGCCCACCGTGTCCCTGGCCCCTGTGGTCACCACCTGCGCCTGA
- the Egr3 gene encoding early growth response protein 3 isoform X2, giving the protein MEPCAAWSPHGGRENVMDIGLTNEKPNPELSYSGSFQPAPGNKTVTYLGKFAFDSPSNWCQDNIISLMSAGILGVPPASGALSTQTSTASMVQPPQGDVEAMYPALPPYSNCGDLYSEPVSFHDPQGNPGLAYSPQDYQSAKPALDSNLFPMIPDYNLYHHPNDMGSIPEHKPFQGMDPIRVNPPPITPLETIKAFKDKQIHPGFGSLPQPPLTLKPIRPRKYPNRPSKTPLHERPHACPAEGCDRRFSRSDELTRHLRIHTGHKPFQCRICMRSFSRSDHLTTHIRTHTGEKPFACEFCGRKFARSDERKRHAKIHLKQKEKKSEKGGAPSASSAPTVSLAPVVTTCA; this is encoded by the exons ATGGAGCCATGTGCGGCGTGGAGTCCCCACGGTGGGAGAG AGAATGTGATGGACATCGGTCTGACCAACGAGAAGCCCAATCCGGAACTCTCTTATTCGGGCTCTTTCCAGCCAGCCCCCGGCAACAAGACCGTGACCTACTTGGGAAAGTTCGCTTTCGACTCTCCTTCCAACTGGTGCCAGGACAACATCATTAGCCTCATGAGTGCCGGCATCTTGGGGGTGCCCCCGGCCTCAGGGGCGCTCAGTACGCAGACGTCCACGGCTAGCATGGTGCAGCCTCCTCAGGGCGACGTGGAGGCCATGTATCCGGCGCTGCCCCCTTATTCCAACTGCGGCGATCTCTACTCGGAGCCCGTGTCTTTCCACGACCCCCAGGGAAACCCTGGGCTCGCCTATTCCCCCCAGGATTACCAATCGGCCAAGCCGGCCTTGGACAGCAATCTTTTCCCCATGATTCCTGACTACAACCTGTACCATCATCCCAACGACATGGGCTCCATTCCGGAACACAAGCCCTTCCAGGGCATGGACCCCATCCGGGTCAACCCACCCCCTATTACCCCTCTGGAGACCATCAAGGCAttcaaagacaagcagatccaCCCGGGCTTCGGCAGCCTGCCCCAACCGCCGCTCACTCTCAAGCCCATCCGGCCCCGCAAGTACCCCAATCGGCCTAGCAAGACCCCGCTCCACGAGCGGCCCCACGCGTGTCCCGCGGAAGGCTGTGACCGCCGTTTCAGCCGCTCGGACGAGCTGACCCGGCACCTGCGCATCCACACGGGCCACAAGCCCTTCCAGTGTCGGATCTGCATGCGCAGCTTCAGCCGCAGCGACCACCTCACCACTCACATCCGCACGCACACCGGGGAGAAGCCCTTTGCCTGTGAGTTCTGTGGGCGCAAGTTTGCGCGCAGCGACGAGCGCAAGCGCCACGCCAAGATCCACCTCAAGCAAAAGGAGAAGAAGTCGGAGAAAGGGGGTGCTCCCTCTGCATCCTCGGCGCCCACCGTGTCCCTGGCCCCTGTGGTCACCACCTGCGCCTGA